A genomic stretch from Enterobacter oligotrophicus includes:
- a CDS encoding glucan biosynthesis protein D, giving the protein MNRRRFLKGSLAMAALSGTSGLASLFSQAAYAADSDIADGQSRRFDFSVLQSMAHDLAKTPWGGAPRPLPETLATMTPQAYNAIRYDEKQSLWNNIEGRQLDVQFFHMGMGFRRRVRMFSLDQATSQAREIHFRPELFSYGDTGVDTRQLEGQSDLGFAGFRAFKAPELARRDIVSFLGASYFRAVDDTYQYGLSARGLAVDTFTDTPEEFPDFTAFWFETVKPGDTTFTVYTLLDSPSITGAYKFVIHCEKNQVIMEVENHLYARKDIKQLGIAPMTSMFSCGNNERRMCDTIHPQIHDSDRLAMWRGNGEWICRPLNNPQKLQFNAYMDKNPKGFGLLQLDRDFSHYQDIMGWYNKRPSLWVEPRNNWGKGSVGLMEIPTTGETLDNVVCFWQPEKTVEAGDELNFKYRLYWSAQPPVRSPLANVYATRTGMGGFPEGWAPGENYPKVWARRFAIDFVGGDLKAAAPKGIEPVITLSSGEAKQVEILYVEPFDGYRILFDWYPTSDSTEPVDMRMFLRCQGDAISETWLYQYFPPAPDKRNYVDDRIMR; this is encoded by the coding sequence ATGAATCGCAGACGTTTTCTAAAAGGCTCGCTGGCAATGGCTGCCCTGAGCGGCACTTCTGGCCTCGCTTCACTGTTTTCCCAGGCAGCATATGCTGCTGATTCCGACATCGCCGACGGTCAGAGCCGTCGTTTTGACTTCTCCGTGCTGCAATCCATGGCTCACGACCTGGCGAAAACTCCGTGGGGAGGTGCGCCGCGTCCGCTGCCGGAAACCCTGGCGACTATGACGCCACAGGCTTATAACGCCATTCGGTACGATGAGAAACAGTCGCTGTGGAACAACATTGAAGGCCGTCAGCTGGACGTGCAGTTCTTCCATATGGGAATGGGGTTCCGCCGCCGCGTGCGCATGTTCTCCCTGGATCAGGCGACCTCCCAGGCGCGTGAGATCCATTTCCGGCCGGAGCTGTTCAGCTATGGCGATACGGGTGTTGATACCCGGCAACTGGAAGGGCAAAGCGATCTCGGTTTTGCGGGCTTCCGCGCCTTTAAAGCGCCTGAACTGGCGCGTCGCGATATCGTCTCTTTCCTGGGGGCAAGCTATTTCCGTGCTGTGGATGATACTTACCAGTACGGCCTGTCTGCGCGTGGTCTGGCGGTAGATACCTTTACCGACACGCCGGAAGAGTTCCCGGATTTCACCGCATTCTGGTTTGAAACCGTCAAGCCAGGCGACACGACCTTTACCGTTTATACGCTGCTGGACAGCCCGAGTATCACCGGTGCCTATAAGTTTGTGATCCACTGCGAGAAGAACCAGGTGATCATGGAGGTGGAAAACCATCTCTATGCGCGTAAAGACATCAAACAGTTGGGCATCGCGCCGATGACCAGTATGTTTAGCTGCGGCAATAACGAACGCCGCATGTGCGACACCATTCACCCGCAAATCCACGATTCTGACCGCCTGGCCATGTGGCGCGGTAATGGCGAGTGGATCTGCCGCCCGCTGAACAATCCGCAGAAACTGCAGTTCAATGCTTACATGGACAAGAACCCGAAAGGCTTTGGTCTGCTGCAGCTTGACCGCGATTTCTCGCACTATCAGGACATCATGGGCTGGTATAACAAGCGTCCAAGCCTGTGGGTGGAGCCGCGCAACAACTGGGGGAAAGGCTCTGTGGGTCTGATGGAGATCCCGACCACCGGTGAAACACTCGATAACGTGGTGTGCTTCTGGCAGCCGGAAAAAACGGTGGAAGCGGGTGATGAGCTTAACTTCAAATATCGCCTCTACTGGAGCGCGCAGCCTCCGGTCCGTTCACCGCTGGCAAATGTCTACGCCACACGCACCGGTATGGGTGGGTTCCCGGAAGGGTGGGCACCGGGTGAAAATTACCCGAAAGTGTGGGCTCGTCGTTTTGCCATTGATTTTGTCGGTGGCGATCTGAAGGCGGCGGCACCGAAGGGGATTGAACCGGTGATCACCCTCTCCAGCGGCGAAGCGAAGCAGGTTGAGATCCTCTACGTTGAGCCATTTGACGGGTATCGTATTCTGTTTGACTGGTATCCAACGTCGGATTCAACGGAGCCGGTAGATATGCGCATGTTCCTGCGCTGTCAGGGTGATGCCATCAGTGAAACATGGCTGTATCAGTATTTCCCGCCCGCACCGGACAAACGTAACTACGTTGACGATCGCATCATGCGTTAA
- the tehB gene encoding tellurite resistance methyltransferase TehB yields MTVDESYFTDKYGLTRTHSEVLYSAEIVKPGKTLDLGCGNGRNSLYLAANGYDVTAWDKNPMSIDNIERIKAAEGITSLQTAIKDLNSLSFDGEYDFILSTVVLMFLEAKTIPGLIANMQRCTKPGGYNLIVAAMDTPDYPCTVGFPFAFKPQELSHYYEGWSLLKYNEEVGELHRTDENGNRIKLRFATMLARKPA; encoded by the coding sequence ATGACTGTTGATGAAAGCTACTTCACCGATAAGTATGGTCTGACGCGTACCCATTCAGAGGTGCTGTACAGCGCGGAGATCGTTAAACCGGGCAAAACCCTCGATCTGGGCTGCGGAAATGGCCGTAACAGCCTCTACCTCGCGGCTAACGGTTACGATGTGACGGCGTGGGACAAAAACCCGATGAGCATCGATAACATCGAGCGCATTAAAGCGGCGGAAGGCATTACCAGTCTGCAAACGGCGATTAAAGATCTCAACAGCCTGAGTTTTGACGGCGAGTATGATTTTATTCTCTCCACCGTGGTGCTGATGTTCCTGGAAGCAAAGACCATCCCTGGTCTTATTGCCAATATGCAGCGTTGCACCAAACCGGGCGGCTATAACCTGATTGTCGCCGCGATGGATACGCCGGATTACCCGTGCACCGTGGGCTTCCCGTTCGCCTTCAAACCTCAGGAACTGAGCCACTACTATGAAGGCTGGTCGTTGCTGAAATACAACGAAGAGGTCGGTGAACTGCACCGCACCGACGAGAACGGTAACCGCATCAAGCTGCGTTTTGCCACCATGCTGGCGCGTAAGCCCGCTTAA
- a CDS encoding ABC transporter substrate-binding protein, with the protein MKLRALVVGMGLLCAFSSFAATELRYGLEAEYPPFESRNASGELEGFDIELGNAICKAAALKCTWVETSFDALIPGLVAKKFDAINSAMNITEQRRQSIDFTQPVYRIPSQLVGKVGTAVEATPEGLKGKTIGVLQGSIQETYAKEHWEKHGVTVVSYKDQNMAWGDLLNGRIDASLVMSAAGQAGFLSKPQGKGFGFIGKPVSDDTILGSGIGFGLRKGDEATKKQLDAAIDKVRADGTIAKLADKYFPGIDVSVK; encoded by the coding sequence ATGAAATTACGCGCGTTAGTTGTCGGCATGGGACTGCTGTGTGCATTTTCTTCGTTCGCTGCCACCGAGTTACGTTACGGCCTGGAAGCTGAATACCCGCCGTTTGAGAGCCGCAACGCCTCCGGCGAACTGGAAGGGTTCGACATTGAGCTGGGTAATGCGATTTGTAAAGCTGCAGCTCTGAAATGCACCTGGGTTGAAACGTCGTTTGATGCACTGATCCCAGGTCTGGTGGCGAAGAAATTCGATGCCATTAATTCGGCGATGAACATCACCGAGCAACGTCGTCAGAGTATTGATTTTACGCAGCCTGTCTACCGTATTCCGTCACAGTTAGTGGGTAAAGTTGGTACGGCGGTAGAGGCGACGCCTGAAGGGCTGAAAGGTAAAACCATCGGCGTTCTGCAGGGTTCCATTCAGGAAACCTATGCAAAAGAGCACTGGGAAAAGCACGGTGTCACCGTGGTGTCTTATAAAGATCAGAATATGGCCTGGGGAGACTTGCTGAATGGCCGTATTGATGCCTCGCTGGTAATGTCAGCGGCCGGGCAGGCGGGTTTCCTGAGCAAGCCGCAGGGGAAAGGGTTTGGCTTTATCGGCAAACCCGTGTCTGACGACACGATCCTCGGCAGTGGTATCGGCTTTGGGTTGCGTAAGGGGGATGAGGCCACCAAAAAGCAACTTGATGCCGCAATAGATAAAGTACGTGCCGACGGCACGATCGCTAAACTCGCTGATAAGTACTTTCCGGGTATCGATGTCAGCGTAAAATAA
- a CDS encoding ABC transporter substrate-binding protein has product MKSKLTTFTLALAALTVSSTVAAKTLVYCSEGSPENFNPQLYTSGTSVDASAVPVYNRLVDFKPGTTELVPSLAERWEVSEDGKVYTFHLRKGVKFQSNKAFKPTRDFNADDVIFSFMRQKDVNHPYHNVSNGSYSNFESLEFGSLITAIDKVDDHTVRFTLAHPEAPFVADLAWYFASILSAEYADAMLKAGTPEKVDMEPIGTGPFKLAQYQKDSRILFTAFPDYWQGKSKLDRLVFTITPDASVRFAKVEKNECQVMPFPNPADLPRMKANKDINLMSKDGLNTGFLAFNTQKPPLDNVNVRQALAMAINKPAIIDAVFHGTGTAAKNLLPPGVWSADSELKDYDYDPEKAKALLKEAGFADGVSIDLWAMPVQRPYNPNAKRMAEMIQADWAKIGVHAKIVTYEWGEYLKRVKGGEHQAALMGWTTATGDPDNFFGPLFTCTSANGGSNSSKWCYKPFDKIIAEAKSITDHDKRVALYKEAQQMMHDQMPAVMIAHSTIFEPVRKEVTGYEIDPFGKHLFWQVDIK; this is encoded by the coding sequence ATGAAAAGCAAACTGACAACATTCACGCTGGCGCTTGCTGCACTGACGGTCAGTTCCACCGTCGCCGCAAAAACGCTGGTGTATTGCTCCGAAGGGTCACCGGAAAATTTCAATCCTCAACTGTATACCTCTGGCACCAGCGTGGATGCCAGCGCGGTGCCGGTCTATAACCGTCTGGTGGATTTTAAACCGGGAACCACGGAGCTGGTGCCGAGCCTGGCGGAACGCTGGGAGGTAAGCGAGGATGGCAAGGTTTATACCTTCCATCTGCGCAAGGGCGTGAAATTCCAGAGCAACAAAGCCTTTAAACCGACGCGCGACTTTAACGCTGACGATGTGATCTTCTCCTTCATGCGTCAGAAAGACGTCAACCACCCGTACCATAACGTCTCCAACGGCAGCTATTCCAACTTCGAAAGTCTGGAGTTTGGCAGCCTGATTACCGCCATCGACAAGGTAGATGACCACACCGTGCGCTTTACGCTGGCACACCCGGAAGCGCCGTTCGTGGCGGATCTGGCCTGGTATTTTGCCTCGATACTCTCAGCAGAGTACGCCGACGCGATGCTGAAAGCCGGAACGCCGGAAAAGGTCGATATGGAGCCGATTGGCACCGGACCATTTAAGCTGGCACAGTACCAGAAGGATTCCCGTATCCTGTTTACTGCCTTCCCGGACTACTGGCAGGGCAAATCAAAACTGGATCGCCTGGTGTTTACCATTACGCCCGATGCGTCAGTGCGTTTTGCGAAAGTGGAGAAAAATGAGTGTCAGGTTATGCCGTTCCCGAACCCGGCCGATCTGCCGCGTATGAAGGCGAACAAAGACATCAACCTGATGAGTAAGGACGGGTTGAATACCGGTTTCCTTGCGTTCAATACCCAGAAGCCGCCGCTGGATAACGTCAACGTTCGCCAGGCACTGGCTATGGCGATCAATAAACCGGCCATTATTGACGCGGTGTTCCACGGCACGGGGACAGCGGCGAAGAACCTGCTGCCGCCGGGCGTCTGGAGTGCGGACAGCGAACTGAAGGATTACGACTACGATCCTGAAAAAGCAAAAGCCCTGCTAAAAGAGGCCGGATTTGCTGACGGCGTGAGTATCGATTTATGGGCAATGCCAGTTCAGCGCCCGTATAACCCGAACGCCAAACGTATGGCCGAGATGATTCAGGCAGACTGGGCGAAAATCGGCGTCCACGCGAAGATTGTCACTTACGAGTGGGGTGAATACCTCAAACGCGTGAAAGGCGGTGAACACCAGGCAGCCCTGATGGGATGGACAACGGCGACAGGCGACCCGGATAACTTCTTCGGCCCACTCTTTACCTGTACCTCTGCGAATGGCGGCTCGAACTCATCGAAATGGTGCTATAAGCCGTTTGATAAGATTATCGCCGAGGCAAAATCGATAACCGATCATGATAAACGTGTGGCGCTATACAAAGAGGCGCAGCAGATGATGCACGATCAAATGCCCGCGGTGATGATTGCCCATTCGACGATTTTCGAACCGGTGCGCAAAGAGGTCACAGGCTATGAAATCGATCCGTTTGGCAAACATCTGTTCTGGCAGGTGGATATAAAATAG
- a CDS encoding pyridoxal phosphate-dependent aminotransferase yields the protein MTLRTPVQTRSKLPDVGTTIFTVIGQLSAQHNAINLSQGAPNFSCDPKLVAGVTRAMEAGHNQYAAMTGLQPLKERIAEKIATLYGTQYDPASEVLVTASASEGLYSAISGLVHPGDEVIYFEPSFDSYAPIVRLQGATPVAIKLTVPDFAVNWDEVRAAITPKTRMIIINTPHNPSGQVFSANDLQQLAALTRNTDIIILSDEVYEHVVFDGEPHHGMATHPQLAERSVIISSFGKTYHVTGWRVGYCVAPADLMDEICKVHQFLMFSADTPMQYAFAEHMTDPQTWLSLAAFYQRKRDLLQNLLTDSPFKLLPSAGSFFLLADYSHFSDERDSDMVKRLIIECGVATIPLSAFYADGTDNKFIRLSFAKDEATLRAGAQALCRVKPR from the coding sequence ATGACTTTACGAACGCCGGTGCAGACACGTTCAAAACTGCCTGATGTGGGTACGACCATTTTTACCGTTATCGGCCAGCTTTCCGCGCAGCATAACGCCATCAACCTTTCTCAGGGCGCGCCTAATTTTTCCTGCGATCCAAAACTGGTGGCCGGCGTGACCCGAGCCATGGAAGCCGGGCACAACCAGTACGCGGCGATGACCGGCCTGCAGCCACTGAAAGAACGTATCGCAGAAAAAATTGCTACGCTCTACGGCACGCAGTATGACCCGGCCAGTGAAGTGCTGGTGACCGCCAGCGCCAGTGAAGGGCTTTACTCGGCCATCAGCGGGCTGGTGCATCCGGGCGATGAGGTGATTTACTTTGAGCCGTCGTTTGACAGCTATGCGCCGATTGTCCGCCTGCAGGGCGCAACGCCCGTAGCGATCAAACTGACGGTGCCGGATTTTGCCGTCAACTGGGATGAAGTGCGCGCGGCGATCACGCCAAAAACGCGGATGATCATCATCAATACGCCACATAACCCGAGCGGCCAGGTCTTCTCTGCGAATGACCTGCAACAGCTGGCGGCGCTGACGCGCAACACCGATATCATTATTTTGTCTGACGAAGTGTATGAACACGTGGTATTTGATGGCGAGCCGCACCACGGAATGGCGACGCATCCCCAACTGGCGGAGCGTAGCGTTATTATCTCATCTTTCGGAAAAACCTATCACGTGACCGGCTGGCGTGTGGGGTATTGTGTTGCACCAGCAGACCTGATGGACGAGATTTGCAAGGTCCATCAATTTTTGATGTTTTCTGCCGATACCCCAATGCAGTACGCGTTTGCCGAGCATATGACCGATCCGCAAACCTGGCTGTCCCTGGCGGCGTTTTATCAGCGCAAGCGCGATCTGCTGCAAAATCTGCTGACGGATTCACCGTTTAAGCTGTTGCCGAGCGCCGGATCGTTCTTCCTGCTGGCAGATTACAGCCACTTCAGCGATGAGCGTGACAGCGACATGGTGAAACGGCTGATTATCGAGTGCGGCGTTGCCACGATACCGCTGTCGGCGTTTTATGCGGATGGCACAGACAATAAATTCATTCGTCTCTCTTTTGCGAAAGATGAGGCGACGTTACGGGCAGGTGCCCAGGCCCTGTGTCGGGTTAAACCACGCTAA
- a CDS encoding DUF3313 domain-containing protein, with protein MRTHTFFKVAVLSGLLALAGCSSKVAAPEQYSGFLKDYSGLQQTTSATGKPTLRWVDPSYNEANYDSIIWTPITYYPVPKPTTQIGQKTLDELLAYTNTKMKTAIGQRKPIVTTPGKHSLIFRGAITGVSSQKEGLQFYEVVPVALVVAGTQMATGHRTMDTHLFFEGELIDAATNKPVMKVVRKGEGKELANENTPMGFATLKQVVDDLATDATMFDLHKTAQ; from the coding sequence ATGCGTACCCACACTTTTTTTAAAGTTGCAGTGCTTTCTGGTCTGTTGGCGTTAGCGGGTTGTTCATCAAAAGTCGCGGCTCCCGAACAGTATTCAGGCTTTTTAAAAGATTATTCCGGCTTGCAGCAAACAACGTCTGCGACAGGTAAACCGACCCTGCGTTGGGTAGATCCTTCCTATAACGAAGCAAATTACGACAGTATTATCTGGACGCCGATTACCTACTATCCGGTGCCAAAACCGACCACCCAGATTGGTCAAAAAACGCTGGATGAGCTTCTGGCGTACACCAATACCAAAATGAAAACAGCGATTGGCCAGCGTAAGCCGATTGTGACGACGCCGGGTAAACATAGCCTGATTTTCCGTGGGGCTATCACCGGGGTGAGTTCGCAGAAAGAGGGGCTGCAGTTCTATGAAGTGGTTCCCGTCGCGTTAGTTGTTGCGGGGACGCAGATGGCAACCGGTCACCGCACGATGGATACCCATCTCTTCTTTGAGGGGGAACTGATTGACGCCGCAACCAACAAGCCCGTCATGAAAGTGGTGCGTAAAGGCGAAGGTAAAGAGCTGGCGAACGAAAATACGCCGATGGGCTTCGCCACGCTGAAACAGGTTGTTGACGACCTGGCGACCGATGCCACCATGTTTGATCTGCATAAAACGGCACAATAA
- a CDS encoding DMT family transporter: protein MNALLYGLVVVIWGTTWIAIFLQQGPVAAPVSIFWRFAVASAAMMIVLVALRRLRRLAFRDHLFCMLQGCCVFCFNFWCFYTAAAHINTGLESVIFSMAVLYNAINSFIFFGQRPPARFWTAAALGLIGIITLFWDDLLASGWSASLLTGIGLSALGTYGFSLGNMISMRHQRNGLETMTTNAWAMLYGTAVMGAIALVRGDSFMPEWTVSYIGALLYLALFGSVIAFGAYFTLVGRIGPGKAAYSTLLFPLVALSISTVYEGYVWHINGIIGLLLILGGNMVMFTKPETWFRRLRMA, encoded by the coding sequence ATGAACGCATTACTTTATGGTCTGGTCGTCGTTATCTGGGGAACCACCTGGATCGCCATTTTCCTCCAGCAGGGCCCCGTTGCCGCACCGGTCTCCATTTTCTGGCGCTTCGCCGTCGCCAGCGCCGCGATGATGATAGTCTTAGTTGCTCTCCGCCGCTTGCGCAGGCTAGCGTTCAGGGATCATCTCTTCTGTATGCTTCAGGGCTGCTGCGTGTTCTGCTTTAACTTCTGGTGTTTTTATACTGCCGCCGCACACATCAATACCGGGCTGGAATCGGTCATTTTTTCCATGGCTGTACTCTATAACGCCATCAATAGCTTTATCTTCTTCGGCCAGCGCCCTCCTGCGCGGTTCTGGACGGCGGCAGCGCTGGGTCTCATTGGGATCATCACCCTCTTCTGGGACGATCTGCTGGCAAGCGGCTGGAGTGCCTCGCTACTGACGGGAATTGGCCTTTCTGCCCTCGGCACTTATGGCTTCTCGCTGGGGAATATGATCAGCATGCGCCACCAGCGCAACGGGCTGGAGACGATGACCACCAACGCCTGGGCGATGCTCTACGGGACAGCCGTAATGGGCGCGATCGCGCTCGTCAGAGGCGACAGCTTTATGCCGGAATGGACCGTGAGCTACATTGGCGCGCTGTTGTACCTTGCCTTGTTTGGCTCCGTGATCGCCTTTGGCGCGTACTTTACGCTGGTAGGCCGTATTGGCCCCGGCAAAGCCGCCTACAGCACCCTGCTGTTCCCGTTAGTGGCACTCTCTATCTCAACGGTTTATGAAGGCTATGTGTGGCATATAAACGGGATTATTGGGTTATTGCTGATTCTGGGCGGAAATATGGTGATGTTTACGAAACCAGAAACCTGGTTCAGACGCCTTCGTATGGCGTAA
- the ydcK gene encoding YdcK family protein: MKKYRLSEETRLWHWQNGETVSTATLRQIIATADFNDIVSGTKGGWIEDESALAQDGNCWIYDENSVVFAGAKIVDNARLTQPCVISHHAEVGGNSWLDAAQVSHGAKISDNVTIQQSAIRGECHIYGNARILHHSQVIAAKGLTPDHEQILKIYDNATVSQSRVVHQAQIYGDAMVNYAFIEHRAEVFDRAVLDGNDLNNVWVCDCAKVYGNARLIAGQDDDAIPTLRYSSQVAENAVIEGNCVIKHHVLIGGQAWLRGGPILIDDKVVIQGRARIFGNVLIEHRVEITDDAVIEAFAGESIHLRGEKVINGTQRITRTPLLGAL; the protein is encoded by the coding sequence ATGAAAAAGTACCGACTCAGCGAGGAAACTCGTCTCTGGCACTGGCAAAACGGCGAGACAGTATCAACGGCCACGCTCAGGCAGATTATTGCCACGGCTGATTTTAACGATATCGTCAGCGGGACGAAAGGCGGCTGGATCGAGGATGAGAGCGCCCTCGCACAGGACGGAAACTGCTGGATATACGATGAAAACAGCGTGGTTTTTGCCGGGGCAAAAATCGTCGATAATGCCCGTCTCACCCAGCCCTGCGTGATCAGCCATCATGCTGAGGTTGGCGGCAATAGCTGGCTGGATGCCGCGCAGGTCAGCCACGGTGCAAAAATAAGTGACAACGTCACTATACAGCAATCCGCTATCCGCGGCGAGTGCCACATTTATGGCAACGCCCGCATTCTTCATCACAGCCAGGTCATCGCGGCGAAAGGGCTTACGCCCGACCACGAACAGATCCTTAAGATTTACGATAACGCCACGGTGAGCCAGTCCCGTGTTGTACATCAGGCGCAAATCTACGGCGACGCCATGGTGAATTATGCCTTTATTGAGCACCGCGCAGAGGTGTTTGATCGCGCGGTTCTCGACGGAAACGATCTCAATAACGTCTGGGTTTGCGACTGTGCCAAAGTTTATGGCAATGCGCGTCTGATTGCAGGCCAGGACGATGACGCTATCCCCACCCTGCGCTACAGCTCTCAGGTGGCGGAAAACGCCGTTATCGAGGGTAACTGCGTGATCAAACATCATGTACTGATTGGCGGACAGGCGTGGCTACGCGGAGGGCCCATTTTGATTGACGATAAAGTCGTTATTCAGGGGCGCGCGCGCATCTTCGGCAACGTGTTGATCGAGCATCGGGTTGAAATCACCGATGATGCGGTTATCGAAGCCTTTGCGGGAGAAAGCATTCATCTTCGCGGGGAAAAGGTGATCAATGGGACTCAGCGGATCACCCGCACGCCCCTGCTGGGCGCGCTATAA
- the pepT gene encoding peptidase T, which produces MRSALSRQLTHRFFRYLAITSQSDAKVKTLPSTPGQHDMARELAKELAQLGLDDIVIDEFATVTAVKKGNVAGAPRIGFITHIDTVDVGLSPDIHPQILTFTGEDLCLNKEKAIWLRVKEHPEILAYPNEEIIFSDGTSVLGADNKAAVTVVMTLLENLTPEDRHGDIVVAFVPDEEIGLCGAKALDLKRFDVDFAWTIDCCERGEIVYENFNAAAAEVRFTGVTAHPMSAKGVLVNPLLMATDFISHFDRQQTPECTEGREGYIWFNGIQAGQNEAVLKANIRDFDKTQFAARKQHIADVAAAIAAQYPTAKVEYHIEDTYSNISNAIGEDRRAIDLMFEAMKTLGITPKPTPMRGGTDGAALSAKGLLTPNFFTGAHNFHSKFEFLPLSSFEASYHTALQLCLLAAR; this is translated from the coding sequence ATGCGCTCCGCACTTTCCAGACAATTAACGCACCGCTTTTTCCGCTATCTCGCCATCACCAGCCAGAGCGATGCGAAAGTGAAAACCCTTCCCTCAACGCCAGGCCAACACGACATGGCGCGAGAGCTGGCGAAAGAGCTGGCACAGCTGGGTTTAGACGACATTGTGATTGATGAATTTGCCACGGTAACGGCCGTAAAAAAAGGCAATGTTGCGGGCGCGCCGCGTATTGGTTTTATTACCCATATCGATACGGTTGACGTCGGTTTATCACCGGATATTCATCCACAAATATTAACGTTCACCGGTGAAGACCTCTGTCTGAATAAAGAGAAAGCGATCTGGCTGCGGGTGAAAGAGCACCCGGAAATTCTGGCCTATCCCAACGAAGAGATTATTTTCAGCGACGGGACCAGCGTATTAGGCGCAGATAATAAAGCGGCGGTAACCGTGGTAATGACCCTGCTGGAAAACCTGACGCCGGAAGATCGGCATGGCGATATTGTGGTCGCGTTTGTGCCGGATGAAGAGATCGGCCTCTGCGGCGCAAAGGCGCTGGATCTGAAACGCTTCGACGTCGATTTTGCCTGGACAATTGACTGCTGCGAGCGGGGGGAAATTGTTTACGAAAACTTTAACGCGGCAGCCGCCGAAGTACGCTTTACCGGCGTGACGGCGCACCCGATGTCCGCCAAAGGCGTGCTGGTGAATCCACTGCTCATGGCAACTGACTTCATCAGCCATTTCGACCGACAGCAAACGCCTGAGTGCACCGAAGGGCGTGAAGGCTATATCTGGTTTAACGGCATCCAGGCGGGGCAAAACGAGGCCGTGCTGAAAGCGAATATTCGTGATTTTGATAAAACGCAATTTGCTGCCCGCAAGCAGCACATTGCCGATGTCGCAGCGGCGATCGCCGCACAGTATCCAACAGCCAAAGTGGAATACCACATTGAGGATACCTACAGCAATATCAGCAATGCCATTGGCGAAGACCGCCGCGCTATCGACCTGATGTTTGAGGCAATGAAAACGCTCGGGATCACCCCGAAACCAACGCCGATGCGCGGAGGCACAGACGGAGCCGCACTTTCAGCTAAAGGGCTGCTCACCCCGAACTTCTTCACCGGCGCGCACAACTTCCATTCGAAGTTTGAGTTTTTACCGCTGTCGTCGTTCGAGGCGTCTTACCACACCGCCCTGCAGCTTTGCCTGCTGGCCGCCCGTTAA
- the tehA gene encoding dicarboxylate transporter/tellurite-resistance protein TehA, with product MHKSNNPQQVLNMPAGYFGMVLGIIGMGFAWRYASTLWPVTRWPGDVLVGLAVAVWFLLTVAFISRAVRFPHSVMAEMRHPVMSSFVSLFPATTMLVAIGFVPWCRAISLVLFGTGVVIQLSYSAWQSAGLWRGKHPEEATTPGLYLPTVANNFISAMACGALGFRDAGLVFLGAGVFSWLSLEPVILQRLRSAGELPPALRTSLGIQLAPALVACSAWFSVNGGEADTFAKMLFGYGLLQLLFMLRLMPWYLSQPFNASFWSFSFGVSALATTGLHLGQSSPSGFFHAIAIPLFIFTNIIIAMLLVRTFILLMQGKLLVRTDKALLMQSEEK from the coding sequence ATGCATAAATCTAACAATCCTCAACAGGTCCTTAACATGCCCGCAGGCTACTTTGGCATGGTGTTGGGGATCATCGGGATGGGCTTCGCCTGGCGCTATGCCAGCACGCTCTGGCCAGTCACTCGCTGGCCAGGGGATGTTCTGGTTGGGCTGGCGGTGGCCGTCTGGTTTTTGCTGACGGTGGCGTTTATCAGCCGTGCGGTGCGTTTTCCGCATAGTGTCATGGCAGAAATGCGTCATCCGGTGATGAGCAGTTTTGTGAGTCTTTTTCCGGCCACGACAATGCTGGTCGCGATCGGTTTTGTGCCCTGGTGTCGTGCCATTTCTCTGGTGCTGTTCGGCACTGGCGTGGTGATACAACTGAGCTATTCCGCCTGGCAAAGCGCCGGACTCTGGCGTGGCAAGCACCCGGAGGAGGCCACCACGCCGGGCTTGTATCTGCCGACCGTGGCAAACAACTTTATCAGCGCAATGGCCTGCGGTGCGTTAGGGTTCAGGGATGCCGGTCTGGTATTTCTGGGGGCAGGCGTCTTTTCCTGGCTCAGCCTTGAGCCGGTGATTTTGCAGCGCCTGCGCAGCGCCGGAGAACTGCCTCCAGCCCTGCGCACTTCATTGGGCATTCAACTGGCCCCCGCGTTGGTGGCCTGTAGCGCCTGGTTTAGCGTCAACGGTGGTGAGGCCGATACCTTTGCCAAAATGCTGTTCGGCTATGGTTTGTTGCAACTGCTGTTTATGCTGCGCCTGATGCCGTGGTATTTGTCGCAGCCGTTTAATGCTTCGTTCTGGAGCTTCTCGTTCGGTGTATCAGCCCTGGCAACCACCGGCCTGCATCTGGGACAGAGCAGCCCGTCGGGTTTCTTCCATGCGATAGCGATCCCGCTGTTTATTTTCACCAACATCATCATTGCGATGTTGTTGGTTCGTACATTTATCTTGCTGATGCAGGGCAAACTCCTGGTGCGCACTGATAAAGCACTGCTTATGCAATCTGAGGAAAAATAA